The Brachyhypopomus gauderio isolate BG-103 chromosome 2, BGAUD_0.2, whole genome shotgun sequence genome contains a region encoding:
- the tirap gene encoding toll/interleukin-1 receptor domain-containing adapter protein isoform X2: protein MGENTGIIGWIRQRFGKLKNDTVSYSTCRNNQSSGHSVNSNGPFMDVVSLCSAKSSSVLSGSATDMGFMTAVCTTVPPSCCTAQPSCSQRFGCSHTSSTSCPESSGHSLPPSLRSPFRFSHKYDVYVCHSDENISQALALVSFLESPSRGLRCYLQPRDCPLGGAVPTEFCRAVQTSHCWVLLITPNFLKDEWCLYQMQQAICEGPMSQRIIPTVLDLQVSEIPRELCFFFSVDLNSNREAGYTQVYKTVLHYLKEMCRKEEFHVPPSCSHTECHVEMDYSETAQNNTDNVLN, encoded by the exons GCTGGATACGTCAGCGCTTTGGGAAACTGAAAAATGATACGGTTTCATATAGCACATGTAGAAACAACCAGAGCAGTGGTCACAGTGTGAACTCCAATGGCCCCTTCATGGATGTAGTGTCTTTGTGCAGTGCGAAGTCTTCCAGCGTCCTGAGTGGCTCTGCCACAGACATGGGCTTCATGACTGCTGTCTGCACTACAGTTCCTCCTTCCTGCTGTACCGCACAGCCTTCTTGCTCCCAGCGCTTTGGATGTTCTCACACTTCATCAACATCTTGTCCAGAGTCTTCAGGACATTCGCTGCCTCCTTCACTCAGGTCGCCATTCCGATTCAGCCACAAGtatgatgtgtatgtgtgccacAGTGACGAAAACATTTCCCAGGCACTTGCTTTGGTCTCCTTCTTGGAGTCTCCCTCCAGAGGGCTGCGCTGTTATCTGCAACCACGTGATTGTCCACTGGGTGGAGCTGTGCCCACTGAGTTCTGCAGGGCTGTGCAGACCAGTCACTGCTGGGTGCTGCTAATCACTCCAAACTTCTTAAAGGATGAATGGTGCTTGTATCAAATGCAGCAGGCCATATGTGAAGGGCCAATGTCCCAGAGGATTATTCCCACAGTACTGGACCTGCAGGTCTCAGAGATACCACGCGAATTATGCTTCTTCTTCTCCGTGGACTTGAACAGCAACCGAGAAGCTGGCTACACTCAGGTGTACAAGACTGTTCTCCATT ACCTGAAGGAGATGTGTAGGAAGGAAGAGTTTCATGTGCCTCCCTCATGTAGCCATACGGAATGTCATGTGGAAATGGACTATTCAGAAACTGCCCAAAATAACACTGATAATGTGCTAAACTAG
- the tirap gene encoding toll/interleukin-1 receptor domain-containing adapter protein isoform X3 produces the protein MDVVSLCSAKSSSVLSGSATDMGFMTAVCTTVPPSCCTAQPSCSQRFGCSHTSSTSCPESSGHSLPPSLRSPFRFSHKYDVYVCHSDENISQALALVSFLESPSRGLRCYLQPRDCPLGGAVPTEFCRAVQTSHCWVLLITPNFLKDEWCLYQMQQAICEGPMSQRIIPTVLDLQVSEIPRELCFFFSVDLNSNREAGYTQVYKTVLHYLKEMCRKEEFHVPPSCSHTECHVEMDYSETAQNNTDNVLN, from the exons ATGGATGTAGTGTCTTTGTGCAGTGCGAAGTCTTCCAGCGTCCTGAGTGGCTCTGCCACAGACATGGGCTTCATGACTGCTGTCTGCACTACAGTTCCTCCTTCCTGCTGTACCGCACAGCCTTCTTGCTCCCAGCGCTTTGGATGTTCTCACACTTCATCAACATCTTGTCCAGAGTCTTCAGGACATTCGCTGCCTCCTTCACTCAGGTCGCCATTCCGATTCAGCCACAAGtatgatgtgtatgtgtgccacAGTGACGAAAACATTTCCCAGGCACTTGCTTTGGTCTCCTTCTTGGAGTCTCCCTCCAGAGGGCTGCGCTGTTATCTGCAACCACGTGATTGTCCACTGGGTGGAGCTGTGCCCACTGAGTTCTGCAGGGCTGTGCAGACCAGTCACTGCTGGGTGCTGCTAATCACTCCAAACTTCTTAAAGGATGAATGGTGCTTGTATCAAATGCAGCAGGCCATATGTGAAGGGCCAATGTCCCAGAGGATTATTCCCACAGTACTGGACCTGCAGGTCTCAGAGATACCACGCGAATTATGCTTCTTCTTCTCCGTGGACTTGAACAGCAACCGAGAAGCTGGCTACACTCAGGTGTACAAGACTGTTCTCCATT ACCTGAAGGAGATGTGTAGGAAGGAAGAGTTTCATGTGCCTCCCTCATGTAGCCATACGGAATGTCATGTGGAAATGGACTATTCAGAAACTGCCCAAAATAACACTGATAATGTGCTAAACTAG
- the tirap gene encoding uncharacterized protein tirap isoform X1, whose protein sequence is MLYIVFFYIFMLSHLGWIRQRFGKLKNDTVSYSTCRNNQSSGHSVNSNGPFMDVVSLCSAKSSSVLSGSATDMGFMTAVCTTVPPSCCTAQPSCSQRFGCSHTSSTSCPESSGHSLPPSLRSPFRFSHKYDVYVCHSDENISQALALVSFLESPSRGLRCYLQPRDCPLGGAVPTEFCRAVQTSHCWVLLITPNFLKDEWCLYQMQQAICEGPMSQRIIPTVLDLQVSEIPRELCFFFSVDLNSNREAGYTQVYKTVLHYLKEMCRKEEFHVPPSCSHTECHVEMDYSETAQNNTDNVLN, encoded by the exons ATGTTGTATATTGTATTTTTCTACATATTTATGTTGTCACATTTAGGCTGGATACGTCAGCGCTTTGGGAAACTGAAAAATGATACGGTTTCATATAGCACATGTAGAAACAACCAGAGCAGTGGTCACAGTGTGAACTCCAATGGCCCCTTCATGGATGTAGTGTCTTTGTGCAGTGCGAAGTCTTCCAGCGTCCTGAGTGGCTCTGCCACAGACATGGGCTTCATGACTGCTGTCTGCACTACAGTTCCTCCTTCCTGCTGTACCGCACAGCCTTCTTGCTCCCAGCGCTTTGGATGTTCTCACACTTCATCAACATCTTGTCCAGAGTCTTCAGGACATTCGCTGCCTCCTTCACTCAGGTCGCCATTCCGATTCAGCCACAAGtatgatgtgtatgtgtgccacAGTGACGAAAACATTTCCCAGGCACTTGCTTTGGTCTCCTTCTTGGAGTCTCCCTCCAGAGGGCTGCGCTGTTATCTGCAACCACGTGATTGTCCACTGGGTGGAGCTGTGCCCACTGAGTTCTGCAGGGCTGTGCAGACCAGTCACTGCTGGGTGCTGCTAATCACTCCAAACTTCTTAAAGGATGAATGGTGCTTGTATCAAATGCAGCAGGCCATATGTGAAGGGCCAATGTCCCAGAGGATTATTCCCACAGTACTGGACCTGCAGGTCTCAGAGATACCACGCGAATTATGCTTCTTCTTCTCCGTGGACTTGAACAGCAACCGAGAAGCTGGCTACACTCAGGTGTACAAGACTGTTCTCCATT ACCTGAAGGAGATGTGTAGGAAGGAAGAGTTTCATGTGCCTCCCTCATGTAGCCATACGGAATGTCATGTGGAAATGGACTATTCAGAAACTGCCCAAAATAACACTGATAATGTGCTAAACTAG